Proteins from a genomic interval of Tenacibaculum sp. SZ-18:
- the bcp gene encoding thioredoxin-dependent thiol peroxidase, translating to MTTLKIGDKAPNFEAKDQAGNTIKLSDYQGKKLVLFFYPKASTPGCTAEACDLRDNYQTFLAKGYDVLGVSADSAKRQQNFINKNELPFPLLADEDKAVINAFEVWGPKKFMGREYDGIHRTTFVIDENGVLEDVISKVKTKEHANQILG from the coding sequence ATGACTACACTAAAAATAGGTGATAAAGCACCAAATTTTGAAGCTAAAGATCAAGCGGGAAACACAATAAAATTATCTGATTACCAAGGGAAGAAATTAGTTTTGTTTTTTTATCCAAAGGCTAGTACTCCTGGTTGTACTGCTGAAGCTTGTGATTTAAGAGATAATTATCAAACTTTCCTAGCTAAAGGATATGATGTTTTAGGTGTGAGTGCGGATAGCGCAAAACGTCAACAAAACTTTATCAACAAAAATGAGTTGCCATTTCCTTTATTAGCAGATGAAGATAAAGCGGTGATAAATGCTTTTGAAGTTTGGGGACCGAAGAAATTTATGGGTCGTGAATATGATGGTATCCATAGAACAACTTTTGTAATCGACGAAAACGGAGTTTTAGAAGATGTTATTTCCAAAGTAAAAACCAAGGAACATGCAAATCAAATTCTTGGATAG
- a CDS encoding RNA polymerase sigma factor, with the protein MLRSQCDDSVLVKEYINGKEVALELLIKKHQQRIFSFIYSKVQNRDITEDVFQDTFIKVIRTLKKGNYNEEGKFLPWVMRIAHNLVIDHFRKNNRLPKFNNSDEFDIFSIISDNTLNAEKRIIKDQILADVRNLIEELPEEQKEVLKMRMYMDMSFNEISESTGVSINTALGRMRYALINLRKVIEKNKIILVN; encoded by the coding sequence ATGTTAAGGAGTCAATGTGATGATAGCGTTTTAGTAAAAGAGTATATTAATGGAAAAGAAGTTGCTCTAGAGCTTCTTATAAAAAAGCACCAGCAAAGAATATTTAGCTTCATTTATAGTAAAGTTCAAAATAGAGATATTACTGAAGATGTATTCCAGGATACTTTTATTAAGGTAATTAGAACATTAAAAAAAGGTAATTATAACGAAGAAGGAAAATTTCTGCCGTGGGTAATGAGAATAGCTCATAATCTAGTTATTGATCATTTTAGAAAGAATAATCGTCTACCTAAGTTTAATAACTCTGATGAATTCGATATTTTTTCAATCATAAGTGATAATACTTTAAATGCTGAAAAACGTATTATTAAAGATCAAATTTTAGCAGATGTAAGAAATTTAATAGAAGAATTACCTGAAGAACAAAAAGAAGTATTAAAAATGCGTATGTACATGGATATGAGTTTCAACGAAATTTCAGAATCTACTGGCGTGAGTATAAATACAGCATTAGGAAGAATGCGTTATGCGTTAATTAATTTGAGAAAAGTTATTGAGAAAAATAAAATTATTTTAGTTAATTAA
- a CDS encoding endonuclease III domain-containing protein, giving the protein MNKSEKVQFVIDTLENLYPETPIPLDHKDPYTLLIAVLMSAQSTDERVNQITPLLFKKADNPYDMIKLTVDEIREIIKPVGLSPMKSKGIHGLSKILIEKHNGEVPQSFEALEELPAVGHKTASVVMAQAFNIPAFPVDTHIHRLMFRWNLTNGKSVAQTEKDAKRLFPKEIWNKLHLQIIYYGREYSPARGWKLENDIITSTIGRKSVINQYNSKKK; this is encoded by the coding sequence ATGAACAAGTCCGAAAAAGTTCAGTTTGTAATTGATACTCTAGAAAATCTATATCCTGAAACTCCAATTCCTTTAGATCATAAAGATCCGTATACGTTATTAATCGCTGTATTAATGTCCGCTCAAAGTACCGATGAACGTGTAAATCAAATTACTCCTTTATTATTTAAGAAAGCAGATAATCCTTATGACATGATAAAACTTACGGTAGATGAGATTAGAGAAATCATAAAACCAGTGGGACTTTCTCCAATGAAATCGAAAGGAATACATGGACTATCAAAAATCTTAATTGAGAAACATAATGGAGAAGTTCCACAAAGTTTTGAAGCTTTGGAAGAATTACCAGCTGTTGGACATAAAACTGCAAGTGTAGTTATGGCACAGGCTTTTAACATCCCTGCCTTTCCTGTTGATACACATATCCATAGATTGATGTTTCGTTGGAATTTAACTAATGGAAAAAGTGTAGCGCAAACTGAGAAAGATGCCAAAAGATTGTTTCCAAAGGAGATATGGAATAAACTTCACCTACAAATTATTTATTATGGAAGAGAATATTCACCTGCAAGAGGTTGGAAGCTGGAAAATGATATAATTACATCAACAATTGGAAGAAAATCTGTTATTAACCAATATAATTCAAAAAAGAAATAG